The following DNA comes from Hordeum vulgare subsp. vulgare chromosome 3H, MorexV3_pseudomolecules_assembly, whole genome shotgun sequence.
ATGGAACAACAATCCTCCTAGTCCACACAAGAGAGCGATCAAAGGGCGCGAAATCCCGTGAGCTCGTCGCCCGGCACTTGGCACGCCGGTGTCTATCCCTGGGATGCCTTCGCAAGAAACCCCTTGCTTGCCTTTTAGGCACTGGGCAGAGAATAGGCCTgctgggtacgagccatggaagtAGATGTAGGTTAACATTGTCTCTGCGCAGTCAGTGCTCCTGTTGTTGAGATATGTGGCAAATGGGCATGCAAATTTCTTGAAAGCATCACAGCATTCCGTGGGAGGATACAGTGGCGCTCTGCACTTGCTTGTGATGATTGTGTAGTTCTGGGACTCGAAGCCCACAGGACAGCCTGATAAGCATGGACATGAATAAACGGAAGAATATCAGATGATGAAAGTACTGAAAGTCCTGAACATGGCGAGAAGTAGTATACTATGTGACCTGTAGCGCACAACAGAACTTATTTTCTTCTTGCTGTTACATAATTTTTCAGTGAATAATGGTGCACACTTGCATAAGCTCCTTAACTATTTCTGGACATACAGACTGCCATTTGAATTTTAGAGTTCGGCAGCTTTTATTTCTGAAGGATAGTTTGTAATTTCCATTAGTAGTTTATTACCGTTTAACTCTGTTTTTCATCAGTCCAGAAACTCCACACCAGCCTTGTCAGTCCCAAATGCATTTGAGAACAATTAAGACGATACATTCCGTTAACAAGCATGTGAATTCAGTATCTTCGGTATGGGAACCATCATATGCGGCTGGTTGCAGAACAGGCGTACGCTCGTTCCCCAATTCCGACCCCCTAATAGCACATCAACAAGGACGAAATCCACCCAGGCCAGTGTCATACCAGTCTCGAATTCAGGTGACACAGGATTACAGGAGTGGTAcctaacaacatgacttccaaccAAATCTTCTCTAAGATCAGACCAAATCGCACCTACCCCGAAACTGTCAGGGGATTAAACCGAGCAAGATAAAGAAAGGAAACCACGTACCTATCTTGTTCTGAAGCAAGCTCCTCCCCGTAGATCCGGCGCTGGCCGGGAAGACGTTGCCTGCTCAAGCACCAGGAAAACAGAACGAACACATGACAATCCGCTTCAAGAAGCAAAATACTAGGTACTGTGCGGTAGTTGGGAGCACCAGAGCACGCACGAGACACAGACAGGGAGGGCgacgcggaggcggaggcggaggcgagcCCGGCCAGGACGGCGGCAAGGAAGAGGAGCCGGAACCGGTGGGTCAGAGCCATCGCTCGCCGCTGCTGCAGCTTCATCTTCAGCGGAAGCTTCTTGGCTGTTGGGCGAAGATGGCTGGGCACTCGTGGCGCAGACGGCAATGGGAAGACCTCTAGTCTCCGGTAGCACTTCAAAGGCGACGGCGACGGCCCTGACAGCGCCATTTGGGCAAATTGTTAATCCCACCATTGGCTTGCCCAACTTGTCCGCACCTACTACGATCAATAGAATTGGTGGGGAAGCCTTCCCCTGTCATTCTCTTCAGAAAACCAACACTCTAGTGGTCAACATAGCCTTAACGAACCTGGTCAACATAAATTTTGATGCTTTGATTGTGGCAAAATAAATAATGACAGTGAGGAACAAAGCTGTACTAGTGGAGATAATAATGCACTCCGCAGCTAGTACTTCAGACTGatggagaaaaaatcagggtgcaaATATTAATTTAAACCATACTAAAAATTATTCCTGTAAAAAAATACGACTGTTCTGAAATTCCTACTTCCGTCGGTCTCGCTTTTAACCTTTGCCTGTTTGGTTGGTCAAATTTGGGGTTTTGTTCCTCAATGTGCCATGGGTcactttttaaaataattgtgTATACACACACGTAAAGGATGATGGAATTCTTTGTTCAAGTAAAGAATGATGTTGTCATATACTCATATCTCGCTTTCAGGCCATGACAAAGAGTATGGTCGTGTTGTAATTTTGTTCTCTATTATGTAATTCTCTTAACCTTCTGAGATATTGTTGTTATTATGAACAATTCATATAAGTATTTGTATTGCCGTGAAGCAGTTGGCTTCTTTGGCCTTGCTTGAAATCACTCAGATTATagtaatccagtttttataatctataatATTTTGAAACAAGACAAATTATGTTTTAGATTATATAAGCTAGAtagacagattattaaaaactcacaatctactctaTCATAgataaatcagattatggattgctaatgatccATTATTCTGGTAAAGTTGGAGGTAATTACTAATTTCTGCCACCGCcatcctcctccttttttctcctCAGCGCGCGCATAGGACAGACATgtaattatgcaatgtaaaaaccTTAATtgtagtttatataatctggcctccaaacatgttcaCCTATTTTTTTATAAAcctgattatataatctatcttcataatttagattatcataatctattgtggttccaaacaggtcCTTAGTTAGGGTGAAAGAAATTGAACACCCAAAATTGAATTGTCGGATCCATCGGTAACGGGTGTTTTATGTTTGGGTTTTGATGCTTTGAGGAGTAGGTTGCAACTTTTGTGAGAGGAGATTGGAATCTCATTGACATCTCCATGCTAATGGCATAACTCTAGGCAAATTCAACGAAAATCAAGCTAAACTAAAAAAatatggcgcccaccttggggcttgAACCCAAGACCACAAGGTTAAGAGCCTTGCGCTCTACCGACTGAGCTAGACGGGCAATTGGTGCAAATTTCAAAATTCGTTTATACacatgtaaaaatcatttttgaagacATGAGAAATTTATTTTTCTACACGTGGAAAATGTATTTTCATACACATGGAAAATTCAGTTTTAAGGAAATGGCAAATTTATTTTTATACACATGGAGAATGTATTTTCATATCCATGAGAACTTAAGGTTTTACCGGGAAAATGAACTAGCCATGGtagaaaaataatataattgTCCATTGATGTAACAAAACTTGTCGTGGTCATAATATCGTGCAAAATTGCATAagtcttctttttttatttgtatACACTTGTTTTTCATGTACATGCAAATTTACAAGTACTTCCTTCTTTAATCAATATATTTTTCCAAAACATTCCATACCTTTTTTGGAAACAAAATTCATAAAACTTGCCATTTGATTTTTTTGTCTTTTCATATCAATCATGGTAAGTTTTCTACTGACATTTTTATCTCTCCACATTTTTACATTCTTCTATTTTAATTACGCACCGTACTAAAAGGTGGCACTTTTATTGTTTCAATTGAGAATAAATTTCTTGTATACTCCATTGTAAATCTTAATGCAAATGTCATTCCTTGTACACTCCATTGCACTTGTGAATTAgaaggaaaaaggtggaaatatttttaaaacaacaTCAACTAATTTCATTCTATGCAATCAATAATGCAAAAAGTGTGAACGCCCACCTTGGGGCTCGAACCCAAGACCACAAGGTTAAGAGCCTTGCGCTCTACCGACTGAGCTAGACGGGCAATTGGTGCAAATTTCAAAATTCGTTTATACacatgtaaaaatcatttttgaagacATGAGAAATTTATTTTTCTACACGTGGAAAATGTATTTTCATACACATGGAAAATTCAGTTTTAAGGAAATGGCAAATTTATTTTTATACACATGGAGAATGTATTTTCATATCCATGAGAACTTAAGGTTTTACCGGGAAAATGAACTAGCCATGGtagaaaaataatataattgTCCATTGATGTAACAAAACTTGTCGTGGTCATAATATCGTGCAAAATTGCATAagtcttctttttttatttgtatACACTTGTTTTTCATGTACATGCAAATTTACAAGTACTTCCTTCTTTAATCAATATATTTTTCCAAAACATTCCATACCTTTTTTGGAAACAAAATTCATAAAACTTGCCATTTGATTTTTTTGTCTTTTCATATCAATCATGGTAAGTTTTCTACTGACATTTTTATCTCTCCACATTTTTACATTCTTCTATTTTAATTACGCACCGTACTAAAAGGTGGCACTTTTATTGTTTCAATTGAGAATAAATTTCTTGTATACTCCATTGTAAATCTTAATGCAAATGTCATTCCTTGTACACTCCATTGCACTTGTGAATTAgaaggaaaaaggtggaaatatttttaaaacaacaTCAACTAATTTCATTCTATGCAATCAATAATGCAAAAAGTGTGAACGCCCACCTTGGGGCTCGAACCCAAGACCACAAGGTTAAGAGCCTTGCGCTCTACCGACTGAGCTAGACGGGCAATTGGTGCAAATTTCAAAATTCGTTTATACacatgtaaaaatcatttttgaagacATGAGAAATTTATTTTTCTACACGTGGAAAATGTATTTTCATACACATGGAAAAT
Coding sequences within:
- the LOC123445550 gene encoding GPI-anchored protein LLG1-like translates to MALSGPSPSPLKCYRRLEVFPLPSAPRVPSHLRPTAKKLPLKMKLQQRRAMALTHRFRLLFLAAVLAGLASASASASPSLSVSRNVFPASAGSTGRSLLQNKIGCPVGFESQNYTIITSKCRAPLYPPTECCDAFKKFACPFATYLNNRSTDCAETMLTYIYFHGSYPAGLFSAQCLKGKQGVSCEGIPGIDTGVPSAGRRAHGISRPLIALLCGLGGLLFHWVLPCTSP